The following coding sequences are from one Comamonas koreensis window:
- a CDS encoding DNA topoisomerase IB, with protein sequence MVKPQKPLAYVTDASPGWQRIQRGDGFVYQNQRGQTIRNPRQLERIRLLVIPPAYTDVWICPDPQGHLQATGRDARGRKQYRYHPLWQEQRKQTKFERMAAFAAKLGLIRRRIQRDLKAGDTTQTSVAAAVVRLLDTTALRIGNDSYARENGSFGLTTLRNRHVTMRASRIRLAFKGKSGVEQQVELEDPRVARIVRRCQDLPGQRLFQYVDDAGERKQLRSEHVNAYLHEIAGEDFSAKDFRTWHASVLALSLALQSRSSDAPLTAPDIVRQVAQHLGNTVAVCRKYYIHPLVMEVCEGPEGGARCDAYAGKLRGSAGLREAERTLMAFLATGKRRRKP encoded by the coding sequence ATGGTCAAACCCCAAAAGCCTTTGGCTTATGTCACCGATGCCTCGCCCGGCTGGCAGCGCATCCAGCGCGGCGACGGGTTTGTCTACCAAAACCAGCGCGGGCAGACCATCCGCAACCCGCGCCAGCTCGAGCGCATACGCCTCTTGGTCATTCCCCCCGCCTACACCGATGTGTGGATCTGCCCCGATCCGCAGGGCCACCTGCAGGCGACGGGCCGCGATGCCCGGGGGCGCAAGCAGTACCGCTACCACCCGCTGTGGCAGGAGCAGCGCAAGCAGACCAAGTTCGAGCGCATGGCGGCCTTTGCGGCCAAGCTGGGTCTGATTCGAAGGCGCATCCAGCGCGACCTGAAAGCGGGGGATACCACGCAGACCTCGGTGGCGGCAGCGGTAGTCCGCCTTCTGGACACCACGGCGCTGCGCATTGGCAACGACAGCTATGCGCGCGAGAACGGCTCGTTTGGGCTGACGACCCTGCGCAACCGCCATGTGACGATGCGCGCATCGCGCATCCGGCTGGCGTTCAAAGGCAAGAGCGGCGTGGAGCAGCAGGTGGAGCTGGAGGACCCGCGCGTCGCGCGCATCGTGCGGCGCTGCCAGGACCTGCCGGGCCAGCGGTTGTTCCAGTATGTGGATGATGCGGGCGAGCGCAAGCAGCTGCGCTCCGAGCATGTGAATGCCTATCTGCACGAGATCGCCGGTGAGGACTTCAGCGCCAAGGACTTTCGCACCTGGCATGCCAGCGTGCTGGCCTTGTCGCTGGCGCTGCAGTCGCGCAGCAGCGATGCGCCGCTGACGGCACCCGATATCGTCCGCCAGGTCGCCCAGCACCTGGGCAATACCGTGGCGGTCTGCCGCAAGTACTACATTCACCCCCTGGTGATGGAGGTCTGCGAAGGTCCCGAGGGCGGCGCGCGCTGCGATGCCTATGCGGGCAAGCTGCGCGGCAGCGCGGGATTGCGCGAGGCCGAGCGCACGCTGATGGCGTTTTTGGCGACTGGCAAGCGGCGGCGCAAACCAT